In Jeotgalibaca arthritidis, a single genomic region encodes these proteins:
- a CDS encoding serine hydrolase: MKMNHLKKWTVGALSTAMVASSVLFAPAASAAVEPITVDAKAAFVIDNETNKILFNQNGDESLGIASMTKMISIYLVLEAIEAGQINWDTQVPISSYALGISQDYELSNVPFRVDFTYTVKDLYEAMLIYSANGASIAIAELIAGSEADFVDMMTAKLDEWGVTDYSIYNSTGLPNYYADQYGELYPGAATDTENHMTARGVAVVADHLLDDYPEIIETSSIVEKTFMEGSEDEINMLTYNYMLPGMIYYRENVDGLKTGTTDDSGASFTGTAVENDMRIITVLIGATDNETRFMETSRLMDFAFDNFEKVTVIENGSAVETEGTISVAKGKEEEVGLIYGNDLTVVTPIAEDRQIDTTLTLNKDLLNEDGMVEAPIEKGTVVGKVAVSIEGDDLGYLGSQSDEVSVAVATTVEKANAFALAWRWIASTTAKGWNAVTDFVTGFFN, translated from the coding sequence ATGAAAATGAATCACTTAAAAAAATGGACAGTCGGCGCTCTTTCAACAGCTATGGTAGCGAGCAGTGTTTTATTTGCACCTGCAGCTTCTGCAGCAGTAGAGCCTATTACGGTAGATGCGAAAGCAGCTTTCGTTATCGACAATGAAACAAATAAAATTTTATTTAACCAAAACGGTGATGAGTCATTAGGAATTGCTTCCATGACAAAGATGATAAGTATTTATTTGGTACTAGAAGCGATTGAAGCAGGACAAATTAATTGGGATACACAAGTTCCAATTAGTAGCTACGCATTAGGCATTAGCCAAGATTATGAATTATCGAATGTACCGTTTCGAGTTGATTTTACATATACTGTAAAAGACTTATATGAAGCGATGCTAATTTATTCAGCAAACGGTGCGTCAATTGCTATAGCAGAATTAATTGCTGGGTCAGAGGCTGACTTTGTTGATATGATGACAGCTAAACTAGATGAATGGGGTGTGACAGACTACAGCATCTATAACTCAACTGGTCTTCCGAACTATTATGCTGATCAATACGGCGAATTGTATCCGGGAGCAGCAACTGATACAGAAAACCATATGACTGCTCGTGGCGTTGCCGTAGTAGCAGACCATTTGCTAGATGACTACCCAGAAATCATCGAAACATCTTCTATTGTAGAAAAAACCTTTATGGAGGGTTCAGAAGATGAAATTAATATGCTAACTTACAACTATATGCTTCCCGGTATGATTTACTACCGTGAAAATGTAGATGGGTTAAAAACAGGAACAACAGATGATTCAGGTGCATCATTTACGGGAACAGCTGTTGAGAATGATATGCGTATCATTACTGTTTTAATAGGCGCAACTGACAATGAGACACGTTTCATGGAAACAAGCCGTTTGATGGATTTTGCCTTTGATAACTTTGAAAAAGTAACAGTTATCGAAAATGGCTCAGCTGTTGAGACAGAAGGAACCATTTCTGTTGCTAAAGGTAAGGAAGAAGAAGTTGGCTTGATTTATGGCAATGATTTGACTGTTGTCACACCAATTGCCGAAGATCGTCAAATTGATACAACCTTAACGCTAAATAAAGATCTTCTTAATGAAGATGGTATGGTTGAAGCTCCAATTGAAAAAGGAACTGTTGTTGGTAAAGTTGCTGTCTCAATTGAGGGAGATGACTTAGGTTACTTAGGCTCACAAAGTGATGAAGTTAGTGTTGCTGTAGCGACAACTGTTGAAAAGGCAAATGCCTTTGCTTTAGCTTGGAGATGGATTGCAAGCACAACTGCTAAAGGATGGAACGCAGTAACTGACTTTGTAACAGGTTTTTTCAACTAG
- the serS gene encoding serine--tRNA ligase produces the protein MLDMKRLRDDYAEVSRKLAERGVDESLLKEFTILDEQRRHKIVETENLKQRRNAVSQEIATLKRNKENADNEIAEMKTVGDQIKQLDADLAEIEEKTSYIANRLPNIANDSVPVGEDEDQNVEVRVWGTAREFDFEPKAHYDIAENLGILDFERAAKVTGSRFVFYKGLGARLERACYNYMLDLHTGEHGYTEMIPPYMVNEKSMFGTGQFPKFKEDVFPVVDDRNFSMIPTAEVPLTNYYRDEILSEDDLPVYFTAMSPSFRSEAGSAGRDTRGLIRMHQFHKVEMVKFSKPETSYDELEKMTDNAESVLRNLNLPHRTIVLCTGDMGFSAAKTYDVEVWVPAQDMYREISSCSNTEDFQARRAKIRFRNEEGKLEYVHTLNGSGLAVGRTVTAILENYQNEDGSVTIPDALVPYMGGVTKITKENALGKIN, from the coding sequence ATGTTAGATATGAAGAGATTAAGAGATGACTACGCTGAAGTCAGCCGTAAATTAGCGGAACGTGGGGTAGATGAATCATTATTAAAGGAGTTTACAATTCTCGATGAGCAACGTCGCCACAAAATTGTCGAAACAGAAAATCTAAAGCAACGTCGTAATGCTGTATCTCAAGAGATTGCTACTTTAAAACGTAACAAAGAAAATGCTGATAATGAAATCGCAGAAATGAAAACAGTAGGAGACCAAATCAAGCAATTGGATGCTGATCTAGCAGAGATTGAAGAAAAAACGAGCTATATCGCAAATCGCTTACCTAATATTGCCAACGATTCAGTACCTGTTGGTGAAGACGAAGACCAAAACGTTGAAGTAAGAGTATGGGGAACAGCACGTGAGTTTGACTTTGAACCAAAAGCTCACTACGACATTGCAGAAAACTTAGGCATTCTTGATTTTGAGCGTGCAGCTAAAGTAACCGGATCTCGTTTTGTCTTCTATAAAGGATTAGGTGCTCGCCTAGAACGTGCGTGCTACAATTATATGTTAGACCTACATACAGGTGAACATGGTTATACAGAAATGATTCCACCATATATGGTGAATGAGAAATCAATGTTTGGAACGGGACAATTCCCTAAATTTAAAGAAGATGTCTTCCCAGTTGTTGACGACCGTAACTTCTCAATGATTCCTACAGCAGAAGTACCGCTAACCAACTACTACCGTGATGAAATCTTATCTGAAGATGATTTGCCTGTTTACTTTACAGCGATGAGCCCATCATTCCGTTCAGAAGCAGGAAGCGCAGGACGAGATACAAGAGGATTAATTCGTATGCACCAGTTCCACAAAGTTGAAATGGTGAAATTTAGTAAACCAGAAACATCATACGATGAATTAGAAAAAATGACTGATAATGCAGAATCTGTTTTAAGAAACCTAAACTTACCACACCGCACCATCGTTTTATGTACGGGAGATATGGGATTCTCTGCAGCTAAAACATATGACGTTGAAGTATGGGTGCCAGCGCAAGATATGTACCGTGAAATCAGCTCTTGTTCAAATACAGAAGACTTCCAAGCGCGCCGTGCTAAAATTCGCTTCCGTAACGAAGAAGGCAAACTTGAATATGTCCATACCTTAAATGGATCTGGACTAGCAGTTGGCCGTACAGTCACTGCCATTCTAGAAAATTACCAAAACGAAGATGGATCTGTTACTATTCCAGATGCCCTTGTTCCATACATGGGTGGCGTAACTAAAATTACAAAAGAAAATGCCCTAGGTAAAATCAATTAA